In Acinetobacter pittii, one genomic interval encodes:
- the gltJ gene encoding amino acid ABC transporter permease, with translation MSVGSLNWTIFCAESNEYGVDKAAWAESVCKAIGSSSYNAYAEAPTWLQMLGSGVFTMIWTAVIAFLIAFLLGSLLGVIRTLPNKPLAFIGNCYVEIFRNIPLIVQLFFWAFVFPEFLPDSLSAGSGDVVAGGWWKNILNQQPAVIGVFALGLYTAARVSEHIRAGINTVSRGQKFAASAMGFTTAQSYRYVILPVAYRTVWPTITSEAMNVFKNSAVLYALSVLNFFAYTKTMREETSQDIIILILSTPVYLIITYSIKFVMAWIEKRMAVPGLGSGGK, from the coding sequence CTATATTCTGTGCGGAGTCTAATGAATATGGTGTCGATAAAGCCGCATGGGCAGAATCAGTTTGTAAAGCTATTGGTAGCTCAAGCTACAATGCTTATGCTGAGGCACCCACATGGTTACAAATGTTAGGTTCAGGCGTGTTCACTATGATTTGGACAGCTGTTATAGCCTTTCTTATCGCATTTTTATTAGGTTCTCTCCTCGGGGTAATTCGTACATTACCTAACAAACCTCTCGCATTTATCGGCAATTGTTACGTTGAAATTTTCCGTAATATTCCACTTATTGTGCAATTATTCTTCTGGGCTTTTGTTTTTCCTGAATTTTTACCGGACAGCTTAAGTGCAGGTAGTGGGGATGTAGTTGCTGGTGGTTGGTGGAAAAATATTTTGAATCAGCAACCTGCGGTTATTGGTGTTTTTGCATTGGGTCTCTACACGGCTGCTCGTGTATCTGAGCACATACGTGCCGGTATTAATACTGTTTCTCGTGGACAGAAGTTTGCAGCTTCCGCTATGGGTTTTACGACAGCACAAAGTTATCGTTATGTCATTTTACCGGTTGCATATCGTACTGTATGGCCAACGATTACGTCTGAAGCAATGAACGTTTTCAAAAACTCAGCTGTTTTATATGCATTGAGTGTGTTGAATTTCTTTGCTTATACGAAAACCATGCGTGAAGAAACTTCTCAGGACATTATCATTCTTATTCTCTCTACTCCTGTTTATTTAATTATCACTTATAGCATTAAGTTTGTGATGGCATGGATTGAGAAACGAATGGCTGTACCTGGTTTGGGTTCAGGAGGTAAGTAA